One Sphingomonas sp. SUN039 genomic window carries:
- the rpsS gene encoding 30S ribosomal protein S19, producing MARSVWKGPFVDLHLLKKAETAQDTNARSPIKTWSRRSTILPQFVGLTFSVYNGRKFVPVSVNEDMVGMKLGEFAPTRYFPGHAADKKGKR from the coding sequence ATGGCCCGCTCAGTCTGGAAAGGTCCGTTCGTCGACCTCCATCTGCTGAAAAAGGCAGAAACCGCGCAGGATACGAACGCGCGTTCGCCGATCAAGACCTGGTCGCGTCGCTCGACGATTCTGCCGCAGTTCGTCGGCCTGACCTTCAGCGTTTATAACGGGCGCAAGTTCGTGCCGGTCAGCGTCAACGAGGACATGGTCGGCATGAAGCTCGGCGAGTTCGCGCCGACGCGCTACTTCCCCGGCCACGCCGCCGACAAGAAGGGCAAGCGCTGA
- the rplB gene encoding 50S ribosomal protein L2 — MALKHYNPTSPARRGLILVDKSSLWKGKPVKALTEGKHKTGGRNNKGHVTSRGIAGGHKQRYRIIDFKRRLWDVEGTVERIEYDPNRTAFIALVNYGPNTDGRAGDNVAYIIAPQRLAVGDKVIAGKKTDVKPGNAMELGQMPVGTIVHNVEMKPGKGAQIARSAGTYVQVVGRDRGMVIVRLNSGEQRYIHANCMATVGAVSNPDNANTNLAKAGRNRWKGIRPLTRGVAKNPVDHPHGGGEGRTSGGRHPVTPWGKPTKGARTRNNKSTDKMIIRSRHAKKKR; from the coding sequence ATGGCACTGAAGCATTATAACCCGACCAGCCCCGCACGCCGCGGCCTGATCCTCGTCGACAAGTCGTCGCTGTGGAAGGGCAAGCCCGTCAAGGCGCTGACCGAGGGCAAGCACAAGACCGGCGGCCGCAACAACAAGGGCCATGTGACTTCGCGCGGCATCGCGGGCGGCCACAAGCAGCGCTACCGGATCATCGATTTCAAGCGCCGGTTGTGGGACGTCGAAGGCACCGTCGAGCGGATCGAATACGATCCCAACCGCACCGCCTTCATCGCGCTGGTCAACTACGGACCGAACACCGATGGCCGTGCGGGTGACAACGTCGCGTACATCATCGCGCCGCAGCGGTTGGCCGTCGGCGACAAGGTGATCGCGGGCAAGAAGACCGACGTGAAGCCGGGCAATGCGATGGAACTCGGGCAGATGCCGGTCGGCACCATCGTCCACAACGTCGAGATGAAGCCCGGCAAGGGTGCCCAGATCGCGCGTTCGGCCGGCACCTATGTGCAGGTCGTGGGTCGCGACCGTGGCATGGTCATCGTCCGCCTCAACTCGGGCGAGCAGCGTTACATCCATGCGAACTGCATGGCGACGGTGGGCGCGGTGTCGAACCCCGACAACGCCAACACCAACCTCGCCAAGGCCGGTCGCAACCGCTGGAAGGGCATTCGCCCGCTGACACGCGGTGTCGCCAAGAACCCGGTCGATCACCCGCACGGCGGTGGCGAAGGCCGGACCTCGGGCGGTCGTCACCCGGTTACGCCGTGGGGCAAGCCGACCAAGGGCGCGCGTACCCGCAACAACAAATCGACCGACAAGATGATCATCCGGTCGCGTCACGCCAAGAAGAAGAGGTAG
- a CDS encoding 50S ribosomal protein L23, protein MAKAAATKAVELRHYDVIVAPYITEKATMVSEHNAVVFKVANSATKPQIKAAVEALFSVNVLNVNTIVQKGKTKRWKGAPYTRSDFKKAIVRLAEGQSIDVTTGI, encoded by the coding sequence ATGGCTAAGGCTGCCGCCACAAAGGCCGTCGAACTGCGTCACTATGACGTGATCGTCGCGCCCTACATCACAGAAAAAGCCACGATGGTCAGCGAGCACAACGCGGTTGTGTTCAAGGTCGCGAACTCGGCGACCAAGCCGCAGATCAAGGCGGCGGTCGAGGCGCTGTTCAGCGTCAATGTGCTGAACGTGAATACCATCGTCCAGAAGGGCAAGACCAAACGGTGGAAGGGCGCGCCCTACACCCGGTCGGACTTCAAAAAAGCCATCGTTCGTCTGGCCGAAGGCCAGTCGATCGACGTGACCACGGGAATTTAA